In Pelomonas sp. SE-A7, one genomic interval encodes:
- a CDS encoding MBL fold metallo-hydrolase: MSDAATALLPDDVRILERGWLSSNSVLLRGDGSGAVLVDTGYCTHAEQTSALVRHALWGEPLRLIVNTHLHSDHCGGNARLAAEHGCAIWVPPGELAAIMAWDEERLSYRPTGQSCDRFAPERAFRPGEVLVQGGREWQVLAAPGHDPHSVILFEAVTGILVSADALWEHGFGIVFPELDGSRGFDEVAQTLDLIAALPVRLVIPGHGKAFVDAETALQEARSRLDFFRTHPERHTRHAAKALLVFHMLELQRCQRAELLAWLQATPIHVRMWQLHFADRPLPQWSEELLQELCQAKILQLEGGIVSVC, encoded by the coding sequence ATGAGCGATGCGGCGACGGCGCTCTTACCCGATGACGTTCGGATACTGGAGCGCGGTTGGCTGTCGTCGAACTCCGTGCTGCTGCGCGGCGACGGCAGCGGCGCAGTGCTGGTCGACACCGGCTACTGCACGCATGCTGAGCAGACATCAGCATTGGTCCGACATGCCCTGTGGGGCGAGCCGCTACGGCTGATCGTCAATACGCATCTGCATTCCGATCATTGCGGCGGCAACGCCCGCCTGGCGGCAGAGCATGGTTGTGCGATCTGGGTCCCGCCTGGCGAGTTGGCAGCGATCATGGCCTGGGATGAAGAGCGCTTGAGCTACCGGCCCACTGGCCAATCTTGCGACCGCTTCGCGCCCGAGCGGGCGTTTCGGCCGGGTGAAGTCCTTGTGCAGGGTGGGCGCGAATGGCAGGTGCTAGCCGCCCCCGGACATGACCCCCATTCGGTCATCCTGTTCGAGGCGGTGACCGGAATCCTGGTGTCGGCCGACGCCCTTTGGGAACATGGCTTTGGCATCGTCTTTCCAGAGCTCGACGGCTCGCGTGGTTTCGATGAAGTAGCGCAAACACTGGACCTGATCGCTGCGCTACCCGTCCGCCTGGTGATTCCCGGCCACGGCAAGGCCTTTGTCGATGCAGAGACCGCCTTGCAGGAGGCGCGCTCGCGCCTGGACTTCTTCCGTACTCATCCCGAGCGGCATACGCGGCATGCGGCCAAGGCTCTGCTGGTCTTCCACATGCTTGAGCTGCAGCGCTGTCAGCGCGCCGAGCTGCTGGCATGGCTTCAAGCCACGCCCATCCATGTCCGAATGTGGCAATTGCATTTCGCCGACCGTCCATTGCCGCAATGGAGCGAGGAACTCCTGCAGGAGCTATGTCAGGCCAAGATATTGCAGCTAGAGGGTGGAATCGTCAGCGTGTGCTGA